The following proteins are encoded in a genomic region of Gimesia algae:
- a CDS encoding DUF1501 domain-containing protein, with product MTDPFHASTVHPCPGPETRRGFLKMGLAGFASLSLPGILRLQAANPLPDQKKKTAVIMVWQPGGCSHIDTYDPKPAAPIEYRGPFGMIPTKVPGMNFTELLPMQAKIADKFTVLRSMRHDSPGHPAGTLRMLTGDTDRRDKQIPKYPDWMSVTNYLRSKEGPRKNPLPPYVGINFSSQRVGGAYLGDAYGPFTVSGDPNKPNFSVPNIGLSNQAEVKQLDRRATLRQKLDTLERSFDQAGELQALDEFETQALTLLTNPKAKDAFDLTQEDDRTRDRYGRNSWGQQLLMARRLVEAGVDVISTSLSGPLCGRVSNWDDHAVNHHVFDAMRFRSKAYDQAVSALIEDIYDRGLDERVLVVVTGEFGRTPKVNYQPSTGAGNASAPAGTKQPGRDHWPRAFSNIWAGGGIETGRFIGASDKLGEDSIERICGAGDFLATIYHHLGIDSSSVFIEDFNGRPTPIIADQGKPIPELVG from the coding sequence ATGACAGATCCTTTTCACGCATCGACAGTTCATCCATGTCCAGGGCCGGAAACCCGCCGTGGGTTTCTCAAAATGGGACTGGCTGGTTTTGCATCTCTCAGTCTTCCCGGCATTCTGAGGTTACAGGCAGCGAATCCCCTGCCTGATCAAAAGAAAAAGACAGCCGTCATCATGGTCTGGCAACCGGGTGGTTGTTCACACATTGATACTTATGATCCCAAGCCCGCTGCGCCGATTGAGTACCGCGGACCTTTCGGCATGATCCCGACCAAAGTGCCGGGGATGAATTTTACAGAACTGCTGCCGATGCAGGCGAAAATTGCAGACAAGTTTACCGTTCTGCGTTCCATGCGTCACGACAGTCCCGGGCATCCCGCGGGGACACTGCGAATGCTGACGGGGGATACTGACCGTCGGGATAAGCAAATCCCTAAATATCCCGACTGGATGTCTGTCACGAATTATCTGCGTTCTAAAGAAGGACCACGCAAAAACCCGCTGCCACCTTACGTCGGAATCAACTTTTCTTCACAGCGTGTGGGCGGTGCTTATCTGGGGGATGCCTATGGTCCCTTTACGGTTTCCGGAGATCCCAATAAACCGAATTTTTCGGTCCCCAATATCGGGTTATCGAATCAGGCAGAAGTGAAACAGCTCGACCGCCGTGCGACTCTGCGTCAGAAGCTTGATACCCTGGAGCGGTCGTTTGATCAGGCGGGCGAACTGCAGGCGCTGGACGAATTTGAAACCCAGGCCTTGACTCTGTTGACGAACCCCAAGGCGAAAGATGCCTTTGATTTAACTCAGGAAGATGATCGTACCCGTGATCGTTATGGTCGCAACAGCTGGGGCCAGCAGTTGCTGATGGCGCGGCGTCTAGTGGAAGCGGGCGTGGATGTGATTTCCACCAGCTTGAGCGGCCCGCTCTGCGGCCGTGTGTCAAACTGGGACGATCACGCGGTCAACCACCATGTCTTCGATGCCATGCGGTTCCGTTCGAAGGCATACGATCAGGCTGTCTCTGCATTAATTGAAGATATTTATGACCGTGGACTGGATGAACGAGTGCTGGTGGTGGTCACCGGTGAATTCGGGCGGACTCCGAAAGTCAATTACCAGCCCAGTACCGGCGCAGGAAATGCGAGTGCACCTGCCGGCACAAAACAGCCGGGCCGAGATCACTGGCCACGCGCGTTTTCTAATATCTGGGCGGGTGGCGGTATCGAGACCGGTCGCTTTATCGGTGCGAGTGACAAGCTGGGCGAAGATTCCATTGAACGGATCTGTGGCGCGGGGGATTTCCTGGCGACCATCTATCATCATCTGGGCATTGATTCGTCCAGTGTCTTCATCGAAGACTTTAACGGCCGTCCGACACCGATCATTGCCGATCAGGGCAAACCAATTCCGGAACTGGTGGGTTAA
- the cls gene encoding cardiolipin synthase, with protein sequence MDVATIAVLIHISIEILVIMRVILRPHRQPTSRLAWIVVVVTLPVLGILAYLLLGEVNIGRRRVARMQKVFERLPKLSCKICPEEAFQTQIPDKHDHLFRVGCSISGYSPVGGNTAQLMADSNATIDRMVEDIDSAEEHVHLLFYIWLPDHNGCKIMDALKRAAARGVKCRAMADDLGSRTLIKSSFWNEMKAAGVHTAVALPIGNPLLRPFMGRIDLRNHRKIVVIDHSLTYCGSQNCADPEFLVKPKYAPWVDAVIRFEGPVARQNQHLFISDWMTQVDEDLSALLETPIPPAEAGFPAQVIGTGPTVRFSAMPEMFESLIHSARRELVITTPYYVPDESMQDALCATAYRGVDTKIIFPARNDSRIVGAASHSYYEELLEAGVKIYEYEGGLLHTKSLTLDGEVTLIGSANMDRRSFDLNYENNILFYDSALTEKVRERQQEYLASSKEVTAEAVAAWSIARRFWNNTIAMLGPVL encoded by the coding sequence ATGGACGTAGCCACAATCGCGGTGCTGATTCATATTTCGATTGAAATTCTGGTCATTATGCGCGTGATTCTCAGGCCGCATCGCCAACCGACATCGCGTCTGGCCTGGATCGTGGTCGTCGTCACCCTGCCTGTGCTGGGAATTCTCGCCTACCTGCTGCTGGGTGAAGTCAATATCGGACGCCGACGCGTTGCCCGCATGCAGAAAGTGTTCGAACGCCTGCCAAAACTAAGCTGCAAAATCTGTCCTGAAGAAGCTTTTCAAACACAGATTCCCGATAAACATGACCATCTCTTTCGAGTCGGATGTTCTATCAGTGGCTATTCACCAGTGGGAGGGAACACTGCGCAACTGATGGCGGATTCCAATGCCACGATCGACAGGATGGTAGAAGATATTGACTCAGCAGAAGAGCACGTGCATCTGCTGTTCTATATCTGGTTACCCGATCACAATGGCTGTAAAATAATGGACGCCCTGAAACGCGCTGCTGCCCGAGGCGTCAAATGTCGCGCTATGGCCGATGATCTGGGTTCCCGGACTCTGATCAAATCTTCTTTCTGGAATGAAATGAAAGCGGCCGGCGTACATACAGCAGTCGCATTGCCCATTGGAAATCCCCTGCTCCGCCCGTTTATGGGGCGTATTGATTTGCGCAATCACCGTAAAATTGTGGTCATTGATCACAGTCTCACTTACTGCGGCAGTCAGAACTGTGCCGACCCGGAGTTTCTCGTCAAACCCAAATATGCCCCCTGGGTCGATGCCGTCATACGGTTTGAAGGCCCGGTCGCGCGCCAGAACCAGCATCTGTTTATCAGTGACTGGATGACGCAGGTCGATGAAGATCTGTCAGCGCTGTTAGAGACTCCCATCCCCCCTGCTGAGGCTGGATTTCCGGCCCAGGTCATTGGTACCGGCCCTACCGTACGCTTTTCAGCGATGCCGGAGATGTTTGAATCACTGATCCATTCGGCACGTCGAGAACTGGTTATTACCACACCATATTATGTCCCGGATGAATCGATGCAGGATGCCCTCTGTGCCACCGCTTACCGCGGGGTTGATACGAAAATCATTTTTCCGGCCCGCAATGATTCCCGGATTGTTGGTGCGGCCAGCCACAGCTATTATGAAGAGCTGCTGGAAGCAGGTGTGAAAATCTATGAATACGAGGGAGGTCTGCTGCATACCAAATCACTGACGCTGGATGGCGAAGTCACATTAATCGGCTCGGCAAACATGGATCGTCGCAGTTTTGACCTCAACTACGAAAACAACATCCTGTTTTATGACTCTGCTCTGACAGAAAAAGTCCGGGAACGTCAGCAGGAATATCTGGCATCTTCAAAAGAAGTCACAGCGGAAGCCGTCGCCGCCTGGAGTATTGCCCGCCGCTTCTGGAATAATACCATCGCCATGCTGGGACCTGTTCTGTAA